One Nocardia iowensis DNA window includes the following coding sequences:
- the clpS gene encoding ATP-dependent Clp protease adapter ClpS has translation MALCNIVRGGVVVDAVDATLSAAQATPEAVEYTEILEAEDRPWVTVVWDDPVNLMHYVAYIFQKLFGYSKAKATELMLLVHNEGKAVVSSGSRDKMEHDVQRLHAAGLWATMQRDD, from the coding sequence ATGGCCTTGTGCAACATAGTCCGAGGCGGCGTCGTGGTGGACGCCGTGGACGCCACGCTGTCGGCGGCACAGGCGACCCCGGAGGCGGTCGAATACACCGAGATCTTGGAAGCGGAAGATCGCCCGTGGGTCACTGTGGTCTGGGACGACCCGGTCAACCTCATGCACTACGTCGCCTACATATTCCAGAAGCTCTTCGGCTACAGCAAAGCGAAGGCGACCGAGCTGATGCTGTTGGTGCACAACGAGGGCAAGGCGGTGGTCTCGTCCGGTTCGCGAGACAAGATGGAACATGACGTCCAGCGGCTACACGCCGCGGGACTCTGGGCGACCATGCAGCGGGACGACTGA